TGAGGCGCTCAGCATGCCCAACGATCACGCATGGAACCCCCACGAACGTCTCAGCTGTCTTTTCCGACAGAAGAGTGTCTTCGGGACCGCGCGGGATAGACaggcaggcggcggcgtactTCTTCTGGATTACGACGAGTACCCGAATCGTGCtaccgcgcgcacgcgaacGCATTGCAGAGAGCACCTCCGGTGCGACGATCGTCTCCGTCGCCCCCTTGCGGCCGACCTCCTCCAGTTGCGCGTAGCTGTCGAGGTGGACGACGGCATACGACTCGAACATACGcccaccacgaccacgaccaccgccgcgaccgccACGCTGTAGCCCACCCGGCCCGCCACGCCCGCCGCGACCGTACTGCTGGCTTaagggctgctgctgctgctgctgctgtggttgTTGTGGTGGTTGCTGTGGTTGCTGCGGTTGCTGCTGGACGCCGTACGCGCCGCCCTGGAAGCCAccgcgcgctgccggcgtgtAGTTGGGGTTTTGGTTGTAGCCCTGGTTGTAGtagccctgctgctgctgaactGGGTAGTAGCCCGGCCCGTAGCCCGGCCCATAGCCGCCGCGGCTTATcggagccgcagcaccgggGTACCCCTGCTGGATACCGGCGCCACCGTaggcgccaccgccctgGTAGTAGCCACCGCGAGAAGCATAtccctgctgcagctgtgcctgctgctgaggTGGTGTCGGCTGGTAACCACCGCGTGCAGCGTATGACTGGTTGTAAGCCTGGCTGTAACCTCTGTACTGCTGCGCAGCCACCTGCTGGGGCGGCTGGGAGGTCATCTGCTGGGAGGCCATCTGCTGGGAGGCCATCTGCTGGGAGGCCATCGGCTGGGAGGCCATCGGCTGGGAGGCcatcggctgcggctgcggcggctgctggaCCTGCGGCGCATAGTaaccggcgccaccgccgcggcccgcCTGCTGCGGGTATCCTTGCATACCATCCTGCGGCGGGTAGCCGCGCTGGTATCCGGCGTACGGATTTCCGTTGTTGGGTGCACCTCCCTGCATTTTTTTCGTCTCCAGAAAACTCGCGTGCTGGGACCAACAAAACGACGAGGAACAAAGGCGACGGCGAATGGAGGGACAGACAAAAGAACGACGATCAAATAAACGAAATGTACGGATTTCTCTACCGTGAGCTCCGGTGCACAAGGCTAaatacacacgcactcacacacaccacGACAGTAACGTGTGAGCgcgcgggtgtgggtggggggagggagggggtgacgCGCAGGCACGTGCGCGGGTGGCAGACAGCAATGGATATGAAGTGCGCACACCCGAATGAGTCGCGGTGAGGCacatcgagagagagagagagagaggagcacgcacgcgtaGAGAGCAGCACAACAAGAACAGCAGCCAATAAAAGAGAAACGACAgaaagagaacgagagagatgACGTGACACACCCACTAAAGGCAGTACTTAGAGGATTGCCAGAGAAGGCACCCCTAGGGTGAGCGAAGTACGCTCTGACAAACATCTGGCGAACAGGTACGACACCTCGCAAAAAACGGACATGGTGAGTCTGGCAAGACACGCAGGGACCTCAGCACAAACGGCAACCAGCAGTTCGCGTTATGACTGGAGGCGTGCACTGAAGCGAGATGATCCACAGCTGATGCACGGTGCTGTTCAGTccctgcagcgcgtgcgcaccttGCAAAGTCGCACGTTGAAGCGATCGATGATGCAGAGCTGAGAAGAAAAAAATGTGCGAAAgtgcgggtggtggcgacGAAATGCCCGCCAACTCACCTCGCCAGCACATCACAGTCTGGTGTACATACGGCGCCTGTGCATACAAATCACATAGATGCCAAACGCAAGGAAAAACACGTATATATACAAAGGATGGCTAAACACCTCAGCACACAGGCACGAACAGAGATGCATGAGAAGCGCAGGAGTGgaggatgaagaggagggggatgcggtgtgtgtgtgtgtgtgtgtgtgtgtgtgtgtgtgtgtgtgtgtaggggggcAAATCCTGAGTACAACGGGGTCTGCGCGCCTACTTGCTGAATTCGTGGGGCAACTTTCGCCTGCTCTCTGGCACGGACAAGTGCCACCATCAAGGTGCGCGACAAAGTGAAATGAAGGCTATGGAGGCAAGACGTGGCAGGCAAGCGCCTTCCCCCGAACAGCTGCCTACCAGTGAGTTCTGCGATACGAGGAGCTGCCCATGCCATCGTTCAACTCCGCAGCACTTAAGCGTGACTCCGCAAGCACGGTGTTGCGAACTTGGGTCTGCAGCAGGTTCTCTGAGGTACATCCCTTCTGAAAGCGGCACGGCGCCGTAGGGCCGCCGATCGTCCTCGACGGCGGGTCGTAGGGCGTCACCACCTCGGCTGCGCCAACGGATGCTCTCATCCGAGCGAGGAACTCTCGGCTCCACTTCATGCGGTACGTTCTGTCTTGGAACTCCAAGAAGCCTACGCCAATGTCGATCGTGAGCGTCgaggcggcgttgcgctgcagGTACTTGCCGATCTCGCGCACCGAGTCCTTCACAGCCGCCTCGACAACGAAGCGGTCTGTACCAACGATGGAGGCAATGGTGATGTAGCTGACCGTGTTGGGAACGGTTGCGTGGTAGTGCGCATCCTGCATCTCCAACACGTTTTTGAGGTGAAACTTCGATGTGAAGTCCGGTAGCAGCACAAGCTGCGGCTTCAGCTCGATAGCAACGGACTTATCAAAGAGCATGACTCGCTGCACCTTGATGCTGGCGTGCAGAAAGTCCAGCACGATCCCGGACCGCTTCTTGATGAGCATTTCCTCCAACTGCTCACCTAAAACACGCCAGATGGCGTTCAGCTGGTGCGCTGTGCCCTGCCGCTTCGTCTGCAGCATGTAAACACCACCCGCGTGAGTTACAATCTCCGCTATTTCGCCGTAGCAGCCGCGACAAACACGGCCAGAGCATGGCAATGAGTGCTCCATTTGCACACAGCAAAGGCAACGCGCGCGGAAAAAAGGTGACGGAGAACTGCGGGTGCGCTTCTACTGCCAAGACCAAGGACCATGCGGTCAGTGCGAGGGTAACGCAGGAGACGCGCATACACCACGAGTGCTCTCTCTTGAGGCAAGAAGTGTGTCTAGAAGTTCTATCAGTCACCGAGACGTTGAGTGCTGTTTCAGCAAGGAGAAACAAGCTCGCAGGCACCGTTTCAGGGGCGAGAGACGGGCGAGGTATACACACAAAACGAGCAGGTAAGGTAGAGTGGAAGACCAAGTCAAAGGGAAAGTGATGAGGCTGGTACTTGCGAGGTCAGAATCGGAGACGTGACAGAGCGTACTGCCCTTCCTgcaagagaggagacgaGCACATGATGCCAGCCGCCCCTCTTCGTGTGCATGAGGAGGCTTCCGTCACAGCCAcagcgcctccctccccacacatTCGTCATGAGAGtgggctgcagctgcggtcGAAGCTGATGGACATCCTTCATCGACGACTGATGATAATACGCCCTTGCAACGcaaaaggagggggtgggcaaACTGCTCAGCTGCTAGTTCACGCGCGTCAGGAAGCGCCCCTTCACGGGACTGCTTGGTtcgttttcgtgtgtgtgttggctTGCTTCGACGTCGTAGGAAGTGATAAAAGCAAAGGCGCTTTAGGGGGGATGAGGACCCCCGAGAGGGCGGTGCTGTGGGCATACCGTTGTAAGAAGGTCGATTCCCTCGTCGAACGTCAGACACCCAGCACGCGCGTTTGAACCGTCTCGGCGGCATCACTCACCCCTGCAAAggccgaaaaaaaaaaatgactAGACCAGTTTGTTATCCGCCACCTTATCGTGCGCGTAGAGCACAGCCGGACTTCACTGGGgacgcagcacgcacgcacaaccGAGGGGCGTGAAGAGTGCAACAATAACGACAAGCAGAGGGGCACAGAAGAGCGACAAAGTGTCGTCACCCCGCCACTTTCCCACCGCTCCTGTCGTCCGCGCCGCCTTCACAACGCCTTACGCCTCCCACgcgttgtcgtcgttgcGCTCCACCCAGCCGaagccctcctccgcctccgcggcgggcgccgcagcggccgcggcggccttctcctccgcagccTCGTTGGGGTCGCGGTAGAAGAACAGGtccaccttctcctcccaCGGCACAGAGCGCACAATCgtgccgcgcaggcgcagcacctcgcgcgCAAGCAGCCAGTACATCATGCCGATCGACTTGATGCCGCGGTTGTTGCACGGGATCGCAATGTCCACATACTCCAGCGGCGCGTCCGTGTCGCACAGCGCAATCACAGGGATGTTCACCAGCGACGCCTCGCGGATGGCCTGGTGGTCCGTGCGCGGGTCCGTcaccacaagcacgcgcgGCTGCACGAACTTTTTCTGGATCTGGTTCGTGAACGTACCAGGGATGAAGCGGCCCCCGTGGAAGCTCGTGCCCACGTGCTGCGAGAACTTGTAGatcgcgcgcgtgccgtaCAGGCGCgacgagcacacgcacacgtcctTCGGGTTCTCCACAGCAGCGATCACGCGAGCAGCGAGGATTAGCTTCTCCCACATCATGTGCACGTCAATGATGTGGCTGCCCTCCGCCGTGCGGCCGTAGATGTACTTCTTCATCGCACTGCTCTGGTTGCGCGTGCCAATGTGGCAGCGCATCGCGAGCAGCTTCTGCgcgtcgctctccttcaTCCGGAGAACCTTCGAGCCAGACTCCACAGCGGACATGGTGACAGGTCgcgaagagggggtggggtgggagggtGTAGGAAAGCCGTGAGGTAGCAAGACTGCGCCGTTGACGAAGGTGCGTGTGGGTTTGGGTGCATGAGCAGTTGCAGTGCCAGTGCGAGTCGGTGTGATATGAgtgaagaagaagaggacAGCATCGCGAAGGAAAAAAAGGTTGGGTGATACTGAGAAAAATGTCGCCGCCACAGAGCCGAGTTCATGCGATGAAGAGAGACCCATCGTCATCAGTGTTGCaggcagagaagaagagagcgcCGGGACAAGCTGTTTGATGTCCCAAGTGGCGTCGCGCAACGTAGCGCGCCCTCCCGCATCCCGAGTGACGCGTCCTTGCGCGGCTGAGGCTCAGACACAGGGATCGCGTACGCGCCAACGCTAAGGATGTGGGACGGGAAAAGgtcctctcttccttttctgtgCGTTTTCAGGTCGAGATAGCAGAAAAGAGCAagtggaagagagaggcggaacACGGATAGGAGGATCGAGTGAGTCTGTCCttgtgcgcgcatgtggtGGGCGTGCACACTTACCGGCCGATTCGTGTCACAAATCGCAAGAGAAATCACCTCCTGGGAGCATATGTCTGCCCAGAAGCACCAACGTTTTTTCAACTGCTGACGCTTCGCGTCGTCAAACCTCAGCGTCATCCGTTCGATCAGTGCGCTCTTTTCTTTTACGAGGCTGCCGAGTACCTCATAGGAGTGGCCTTCTCGACGCCGCAACAGCTGCTGAGCGGACGAAATCACAGTGTCCTTCCTGTCGGCCATATCTAACAGTACTTGGATCTCTCTTCCATCGAATTCCTTAGGTGGAGAGGAGCCTGCACTTACCACTGATGACGGCTTTGCCGCATCAACACCGAAGGACCCCCGCTCTTTCGACAGCACCGTTCGCGTACCGGTGCTGCTTTTCCGTAGCTGCGCTCTTCGTGAACATAGCTGAGCAACGCAGCCGATCGCAGAAGAAGTGCCACGAATGCTTCCACGTTGTCGTCCAGGGCTCTTCTCTTCGCCACAACGTGTTGGAAAGGAGCCCAGCCAAGCGTCGGGCAACAACAGCCATcacgatgccgctgccgccgaagCCTGTCGACCGAGATGAAAGGATTGTCGGCTCAGGCTGAGAAACCTCGTGAGCCGGCACGTAGGGGGGGATTCGAGGCACTGCTAGTAGAATCACTAAAGAGCGGAAGGCGATGGGAGGCACTATCAAAAATACTCGCCAACTGACTCAGTGACGTGgacaacggcggcgatgggtgTACAGGGGCTGTGCTACTGGTCTGTGTGGTATTCGTAGTGGCGCGCACACCATCGGCGGAACCTCTCTTCACCGCTGACACCCGGGAGACCGAGATCACTACGAGGCCTGAGGTGAGCAAGGGG
The window above is part of the Leishmania major strain Friedlin complete genome, chromosome 36 genome. Proteins encoded here:
- a CDS encoding putative 40S ribosomal protein SA, whose translation is MSAVESGSKVLRMKESDAQKLLAMRCHIGTRNQSSAMKKYIYGRTAEGSHIIDVHMMWEKLILAARVIAAVENPKDVCVCSSRLYGTRAIYKFSQHVGTSFHGGRFIPGTFTNQIQKKFVQPRVLVVTDPRTDHQAIREASLVNIPVIALCDTDAPLEYVDIAIPCNNRGIKSIGMMYWLLAREVLRLRGTIVRSVPWEEKVDLFFYRDPNEAAEEKAAAAAAAPAAEAEEGFGWVERNDDNAWEA